The proteins below are encoded in one region of Rhododendron vialii isolate Sample 1 chromosome 7a, ASM3025357v1:
- the LOC131334020 gene encoding pectin acetylesterase 8-like isoform X2: protein MSNIRLGQWLYALVGVLLLVKTQGINVGITYVQNAVAKGAVCLDGSPPAYHFDKGFGTGINNWLVHIEVGGWCNNVTTCLARKNTRLGSSKQMATEIVFSGILSSLQKFNPDFYNWNRIKVRYCDGASFTGDVEAVNPTTNLHFRGARVFVAIIEDLLAKGMKNAENAMLSGCSAGGLTSILHCDNFRALVPMGTKVKCLSDAGYFINTKDVSGALHIEGFYNEVVTTHGSAKYLPLSCTSNKRPGLCFFPQNMAQQIRTPLFIVNAAYDSWQIKNILAPGVADPHGTWHNCKLDITKCSSTQIQTMQEFRLAFLSALTGLGSSSSRGMFINSCYAHCQTEMQETWLRADSPVLGGVTIAKAVGDWYYDRSPFQKIDCPYPCDKSCHNRIFDPNELPINLDIYTIK from the exons ATGAGCAATATCAGATTAGGCCAATGGCTATATGCACTAGTTGGTGTACTATTGTTGGTGAAAACACAAGGCATCAACGTTGGAATAACTTATGTTCAGAATGCTGTTGCGAAAGGGGCAg TTTGTTTGGACGGGAGTCCGCCGGCGTACCATTTTGATAAGGGATTTGGAACAGGGATTAACAATTGGTTGGTTCATATTGAGGTGG GAGGATGGTGTAATAATGTCACTACTTGCCTTGCTCGAAAGAACACTCGTCTTGGTTCATCTAAGCAAATGGCTACAGAGATTGTTTTCTCTGGGATTCTGAGCAGCTTGCAAAAGTTTAATCCAG ACTTCTACAATTGGAATAGGATCAAGGTTAGGTACTGTGATGGTGCATCATTCACAGGCGACGTGGAAGCAGTCAATCCT ACTACTAATCTTCACTTCAGAGGTGCAAGGGTTTTTGTTGCCATTATCGAGGATCTATTAGCAAAAGGAATGaagaatgctgaaaat GCTATGCTCTCAGGCTGTTCAGCTGGGGGATTGACTTCCATACTGCATTGTGACAACTTCCGAGCTCTCGTGCCTATGGGCACCAAAGTAAAATGCCTCTCGGATGCTGGTTATTTTATCAACAC GAAGGATGTTTCTGGGGCGCTACACATTGAAGGATTCTACAACGAAGTAGTTACCACACAc GGATCGGCAAAATATCTACCATTGTCATGCACTTCGAATAAGAGACCTGGTTTG tgttttttcccccaaaacaTGGCGCAGCAAATTCGAACTCCACTTTTTATTGTGAATGCAGCCTATGATTCATGGCAG ATAAAGAACATCTTGGCACCAGGTGTTGCTGATCCCCATGGCACCTGGCATAACTGCAAGCTCGATATAACCAAGTGTTCATCTACTCAAATCCAAACCATGCAAG AATTCAGGTTGGCATTTTTAAGTGCATTGACAGGACTGGGAAGTTCTTCATCTAGAGGCATGTTTATCAACTCTTGCTATGCCCACTGCCAAACTGAAATGCAGGAGACATGGCTGAGGGCTGACTCTCCAGTACTCGGAGGAGTT ACAATTGCAAAGGCAGTTGGCGACTGGTACTATGACCGGAGCCCGTTCCAGAAGATCGATTGCCCTTATCCTTGTGACAAAAGTTGCCACAATAGGATTTTTGATCCAAATGAGCTACCCATTAATCTAGATATTTATACTATCAAGTAG
- the LOC131334020 gene encoding pectin acetylesterase 8-like isoform X1 → MSNIRLGQWLYALVGVLLLVKTQGINVGITYVQNAVAKGAVCLDGSPPAYHFDKGFGTGINNWLVHIEGGGWCNNVTTCLARKNTRLGSSKQMATEIVFSGILSSLQKFNPDFYNWNRIKVRYCDGASFTGDVEAVNPTTNLHFRGARVFVAIIEDLLAKGMKNAENAMLSGCSAGGLTSILHCDNFRALVPMGTKVKCLSDAGYFINTKDVSGALHIEGFYNEVVTTHGSAKYLPLSCTSNKRPGLCFFPQNMAQQIRTPLFIVNAAYDSWQIKNILAPGVADPHGTWHNCKLDITKCSSTQIQTMQEFRLAFLSALTGLGSSSSRGMFINSCYAHCQTEMQETWLRADSPVLGGVTIAKAVGDWYYDRSPFQKIDCPYPCDKSCHNRIFDPNELPINLDIYTIK, encoded by the exons ATGAGCAATATCAGATTAGGCCAATGGCTATATGCACTAGTTGGTGTACTATTGTTGGTGAAAACACAAGGCATCAACGTTGGAATAACTTATGTTCAGAATGCTGTTGCGAAAGGGGCAg TTTGTTTGGACGGGAGTCCGCCGGCGTACCATTTTGATAAGGGATTTGGAACAGGGATTAACAATTGGTTGGTTCATATTGAG GGAGGAGGATGGTGTAATAATGTCACTACTTGCCTTGCTCGAAAGAACACTCGTCTTGGTTCATCTAAGCAAATGGCTACAGAGATTGTTTTCTCTGGGATTCTGAGCAGCTTGCAAAAGTTTAATCCAG ACTTCTACAATTGGAATAGGATCAAGGTTAGGTACTGTGATGGTGCATCATTCACAGGCGACGTGGAAGCAGTCAATCCT ACTACTAATCTTCACTTCAGAGGTGCAAGGGTTTTTGTTGCCATTATCGAGGATCTATTAGCAAAAGGAATGaagaatgctgaaaat GCTATGCTCTCAGGCTGTTCAGCTGGGGGATTGACTTCCATACTGCATTGTGACAACTTCCGAGCTCTCGTGCCTATGGGCACCAAAGTAAAATGCCTCTCGGATGCTGGTTATTTTATCAACAC GAAGGATGTTTCTGGGGCGCTACACATTGAAGGATTCTACAACGAAGTAGTTACCACACAc GGATCGGCAAAATATCTACCATTGTCATGCACTTCGAATAAGAGACCTGGTTTG tgttttttcccccaaaacaTGGCGCAGCAAATTCGAACTCCACTTTTTATTGTGAATGCAGCCTATGATTCATGGCAG ATAAAGAACATCTTGGCACCAGGTGTTGCTGATCCCCATGGCACCTGGCATAACTGCAAGCTCGATATAACCAAGTGTTCATCTACTCAAATCCAAACCATGCAAG AATTCAGGTTGGCATTTTTAAGTGCATTGACAGGACTGGGAAGTTCTTCATCTAGAGGCATGTTTATCAACTCTTGCTATGCCCACTGCCAAACTGAAATGCAGGAGACATGGCTGAGGGCTGACTCTCCAGTACTCGGAGGAGTT ACAATTGCAAAGGCAGTTGGCGACTGGTACTATGACCGGAGCCCGTTCCAGAAGATCGATTGCCCTTATCCTTGTGACAAAAGTTGCCACAATAGGATTTTTGATCCAAATGAGCTACCCATTAATCTAGATATTTATACTATCAAGTAG